One window from the genome of Candidatus Hydrogenedentota bacterium encodes:
- a CDS encoding ATPase, translated as MNKRKAVIEAMRYYLGLDAGGTKTFCLVGDDTGRALGFGRAGAGNYEVRGVEAAAAENRRAIDEALAAASLRLDDISGIGMGIAGADLPEDYVMLEREIFTPIFGDRPRVFRNDSMAGLRGGLREPYGIVIACGTGCVCAGINREGRDARVGGLGEEFGDKVSGSSIGVEGIQAVWRARDGITPPTLLTDLFVQRSGCSDVEELFHKLYRRELSYDDLQPMAKLVFDAARLGDAAACTILEWGGRYLGEMVNACARKLAMAGDTFRVVMAGSVFKGDSPVLADAMRTVIHRECPDAEAVVPVFEPVVGALLMGMELDMAVSDAVYENLVRQLAEAERRFGVKLKAG; from the coding sequence ATGAACAAACGCAAAGCGGTTATTGAAGCCATGCGATACTACCTGGGTCTGGACGCAGGCGGCACGAAAACGTTTTGCCTGGTTGGCGATGATACAGGCCGGGCGCTTGGATTTGGCCGGGCCGGCGCGGGCAACTATGAAGTCCGTGGCGTCGAAGCGGCAGCCGCGGAGAACCGGCGGGCTATCGATGAGGCGCTGGCTGCGGCGTCGCTCCGGCTTGACGATATCAGCGGCATCGGCATGGGGATAGCCGGCGCCGACCTGCCCGAAGATTATGTCATGCTCGAGCGGGAGATCTTTACGCCCATTTTCGGAGACCGGCCCCGCGTGTTCCGCAACGATAGCATGGCCGGGCTGCGCGGCGGTCTTCGCGAGCCTTACGGCATCGTCATCGCCTGCGGCACGGGCTGTGTCTGCGCCGGCATCAACCGGGAAGGGCGCGACGCGCGCGTGGGCGGCCTCGGCGAAGAGTTTGGCGACAAGGTCAGCGGGTCCAGCATCGGCGTCGAGGGCATACAAGCCGTCTGGCGCGCCCGCGACGGCATCACGCCGCCGACCCTGTTGACGGACCTCTTCGTCCAGCGTTCCGGTTGTTCCGATGTCGAGGAGCTGTTTCACAAGCTATACAGGCGCGAGTTGTCTTACGACGACCTACAGCCCATGGCCAAGCTTGTCTTTGACGCGGCCCGGCTGGGCGACGCGGCGGCCTGCACCATCCTCGAATGGGGCGGACGGTACTTGGGCGAGATGGTGAACGCGTGCGCCCGCAAGCTCGCCATGGCCGGCGATACCTTCAGAGTCGTGATGGCGGGCAGTGTGTTCAAGGGCGACAGCCCCGTGCTCGCGGACGCCATGCGCACGGTAATTCACCGGGAGTGCCCGGACGCCGAAGCGGTTGTGCCGGTGTTTGAGCCCGTGGTCGGCGCTCTGCTGATGGGCATGGAACTCGACATGGCAGTGAGCGATGCGGTATACGAAAACCTGGTCCGGCAACTGGCGGAAGCGGAACGGCGCTTTGGCGTAAAACTGAAAGCCGGATGA